The Raphanus sativus cultivar WK10039 chromosome 2, ASM80110v3, whole genome shotgun sequence DNA segment ATGATGTGTCCAAAATCATCTGGATCAAGCTCTTTCATGATCATTGCTGCATATTTATCAACCATTTTCTGTGTGGTGGATTGATTTTTGGCGGATGCAGTAAGTCTTATAAACTGTGTCAagaacagtaaaaaaaaataaacattacaCATTTAACCAAATCTCCTACGTAccgatcattttttttttcaatttcttaCCTCTTTAACTTCTTCTACTGATAGTCTACAGTCACCATCTTTATCCGCTCTGCATTTCGCAAACCATATTGGATCAACTTTATACTCAATTTTTTATCACTCCCTTAGTACTTGTAGAAATAAAATGAAATCCCTAGTTAAACAAAACACCCTTACATGCCAAAGAACATCTTAAGCCTGGAGTCAAAGCCTTGATCATTTATGTGACACCATAATTCCAATAGTTCGCACTTACTAACCCCCTCAAATGATATATCCCTTTGTCTTGCCAATGTGCAGAACAATTCCAAGGCAAATTCCTTTGAGTTTATTCCTGCCATgtcaatattctttttttttagatttatatggttctattttttttaataatgtaagTATATATCCTATACAGTTGTGCAAATTTAATTTACGTAGGCATTCACCAAAATCTGACGGATCCAGCAGACCATCAGTTTTGGCAGTCATCTTATCAAACCGTCTCTCCACGGCGATCCAACCACCATCGGTCATACTGATGAACATTTCAAGACCTTGAAAAGCTTCTGACGACTCATACTTCAATCTTGATGGTTGATAGAGACCAGGACGCTTCACAGCAGACTTCTTCTTCCCGCTGCCCACCATCGGTTCCGCATTCTCCTCCACGCTTAATCCGCCATCATAAACCGACTTCATGTTGGATACGTACACGACGTCCCCCATAATGTCTAGCGTGATCTCCACGTAATCCGTTGCGTCCTCAGGGCTTTTCATCTCCGGATTTTGGTGTATCCTCGGCGACGATGGTCCGCTCATCGAATCGCTGTGGGGTATTAAGTCGCTGCTCCAGTCATCTCCCTCCGGGTTATAGTCGGTCACGTCAAAGCTCACTGGTCTCTCCATATCACACTCTGCCTGAAAATTTGACGCTCCTTTTGGACAAGACAGTTAACCTGgaaatttgatgatttttttttgggaatgTCTACAAAAACATGATTGTTGTGTTTCTTTCTCGCATTTCAAGTCAACGATATACTTGTTAATATAACAGAATTAGTCTTacgaaaatatagtttttatatacttagtcttttgttttggtcaaacaCAAATACTTagtcttctttttatttttattattttttactatttctGTAACGATATTCGATTAAATAACAGAATGGATACAACATTTTATGaaccagaaaaaaatattttaaaacaagaaACAGAATGAAGCTCATCAAACAAAAATTGTGATTGGTTGGAGAATCAGTTCTActtttcaaacatttttaaaaagtcaaaCATTATCTTCTACCCTCAGATATTAGTTACGCGGTATTATTCGGCCCATTATGGCTATACGAACGGACTGTAACATTGTAAGGTCTGTGATAGGCCTTTCTACTTCACGCCATCGAAACAGTACTCGTGGCTTGTGTATGGTAAGGTGGGTAGGTAGGTGTATCATGTTTTAAGCATTTTCTCCAGGAAAGCTATTCTAACGTGCCATAATCCTTATATCTATGGGAGTGTGTCTGCGACTGATAGATAACATATGGGTAGGCCTTACACACAagataaatagataaaaaacaAATCACACAAAGAAGAAAACATGGTAGTTCTTTATTACACGATGATTCAAATCTCAGTAAACAAGAAATAAGATGAAAGACTCGATGAGGACCATACAACAAGAGAGCAGTGTCCTTATAACCACGACCAAATTTTATTAAGAAACTTCAGTAATGCATAACGCACATAACTGAAGTCAGAGTTTTGGTCCGAGTATGTCTGATGACTCTGCTTAAGCAGAAGCAGCCTTGGCAGCCTCAAGTCTGGAACTAACAGCCTCCCAAGACACAAGATTGTTCATGAATGTCTTTATGTAATCGGGTCTCCGGTTCTGctcatatacaaaaatattacaacaatCAACAAAACAACGAGAGtgacaaacaaagaaaagaataaacgTTTTAATATTATTACCTGGAAGTCTAGATAGTATGCATGCTGTTTGATGtatcaaaagaagaaaagaatagATCAATTAGTCTGTAGATAAAACTATAGGTGCTAAGGCAAAAACTGTTAAGTTTATGAGCTATAAAAGTGTTAATTTTACCTCCCAGACATCAATGGTGAGCAATGGCTGCAAGAGATAAACCACCAAGATTAATTTTAAGGATTTGTAATCTTTAACCAAGCAAACTTTGTATCCAAGTTCTTGGCTAACAACTTACGAAAGAGCCGAGCACAAGGGGGTTCACAGCATTTGGAGTTTTCACCACTTTGAGTTTGTTATCTGCGTCTGAAAGCAAAGAGATAAGAAGAGTAAGGATGGAAACTAGAATAGTTATGTGAAGCTCTTCAATTTGAAAAACTTGAAGGGGAATAAAAACTGAATCAGTCAACTTACAAGCAAGCCAGGCCCAGCCAGCTCCAAACTGAGTGGCAGCAGCAGCATTGAACTCATCATAAAACTTCTCATAAGAAGTGAAATCTCTTTCAAGCAGAGCAAGAAGCTCTCCTGATGGCTTTCCTCCACCCCCTGGTTTCATTGATTCCCAGAAAAACTCGTGGTTCCACGCCTGTATACATCA contains these protein-coding regions:
- the LOC108843599 gene encoding superoxide dismutase [Fe] 1, chloroplastic, with amino-acid sequence MAASAAVTANYVLKPPPYPLDALEPHMSKQTLEFHWGKHHRAYVDNLKKQVLGSELEGKPLEHIIQNSYNNGDLLPPFNNAAQAWNHEFFWESMKPGGGGKPSGELLALLERDFTSYEKFYDEFNAAAATQFGAGWAWLAYADNKLKVVKTPNAVNPLVLGSFPLLTIDVWEHAYYLDFQNRRPDYIKTFMNNLVSWEAVSSRLEAAKAASA